One window from the genome of Cumulibacter soli encodes:
- the yidD gene encoding membrane protein insertion efficiency factor YidD encodes MSTFAGRLLVAPIRVYQRWISPVRPPACRFYPTCSQYAVESIQTHGAVRGSGYAIVRLLKCGPWHPGGVDKVKAPRTRSTQTFSSTATTE; translated from the coding sequence ATGAGCACCTTCGCGGGCAGGCTCCTCGTCGCGCCCATTCGCGTGTACCAGCGTTGGATCTCTCCGGTACGGCCACCGGCCTGTCGCTTCTATCCGACCTGCAGCCAGTACGCCGTCGAATCCATACAGACCCACGGCGCGGTGCGAGGTTCCGGCTATGCGATAGTCCGGTTACTGAAGTGCGGACCGTGGCATCCGGGCGGGGTAGACAAGGTCAAGGCGCCTCGCACCCGTTCGACCCAGACTTTCTCAAGCACCGCGACCACGGAGTGA
- the rnpA gene encoding ribonuclease P protein component: MLSADQRIHRSADFAVAMRRGRKFADGALVFHLGIADDNEVRCGFVVSKAVGGSVVRHRVTRRLRHVCSGLYSQLPDGARLVVRALPSAANTPFAELSASSRAFLKSKAFERARR, translated from the coding sequence GTGCTTTCGGCAGACCAACGTATTCACCGCAGCGCCGATTTCGCCGTCGCGATGCGGCGTGGGCGCAAGTTTGCCGACGGCGCACTCGTCTTTCATCTCGGAATAGCCGACGATAACGAGGTCCGCTGCGGCTTCGTGGTGTCCAAAGCAGTGGGTGGATCGGTCGTACGGCATCGCGTGACACGACGTTTGCGGCACGTGTGCAGCGGACTGTATTCACAGTTACCGGACGGCGCCCGGCTGGTCGTGCGCGCCCTCCCCTCAGCCGCGAACACGCCGTTTGCGGAACTCAGCGCGAGCTCCCGAGCGTTTCTGAAGAGCAAGGCATTTGAGCGGGCGAGACGATGA
- a CDS encoding protein jag, whose translation MTETQQDTEEASYDESDPLVIEGDIAGDYLERLLDILDLDGDIDLDVEGSRAVVAVDGGDLKHLVGQRGQTLDALQELTRLAVTAQTGARSRLMLDIDGYRAHERERLTQLAVDAIKEVRAAGTEKRLPAMNPFERKVVHDVVGAESDVVSESAGEQPNRRVVIRLAD comes from the coding sequence ATGACTGAAACACAGCAGGACACTGAGGAAGCGTCGTACGACGAGAGCGATCCGTTGGTGATCGAGGGTGATATCGCCGGCGACTATCTGGAACGATTGCTGGACATCCTCGATCTCGATGGTGACATCGACCTGGACGTCGAAGGCTCACGCGCGGTCGTTGCGGTCGATGGTGGTGATCTGAAGCATTTGGTGGGTCAGCGTGGCCAGACTTTGGACGCGCTCCAGGAATTGACCCGGCTCGCTGTCACGGCGCAGACTGGCGCCCGTAGCCGGCTGATGCTGGATATCGATGGGTACCGGGCGCACGAGCGTGAGCGTCTCACCCAACTTGCCGTGGACGCGATCAAGGAAGTGCGTGCGGCGGGCACGGAGAAGCGACTCCCTGCGATGAATCCGTTCGAACGCAAAGTCGTTCACGATGTCGTTGGCGCGGAGTCGGACGTCGTGAGTGAATCCGCGGGTGAGCAGCCTAATCGACGAGTCGTCATCCGACTAGCAGACTAG
- the rsmG gene encoding 16S rRNA (guanine(527)-N(7))-methyltransferase RsmG produces MPGTPPAAQAIFGERLPLAERFHASLCESGPIRGLNGPREVPVLWERHLINSALLAQLSPRVLPNGASVCDVGSGGGLPGIPLAIARPDLDVTLVDPLQRRTDYLREICADLSLSNVRVVRARAGEPESRTVIGAYDVVTSRAVAPLGRLIEWCVPLVRRGGWLAAMKGRRAEDEIAELTKRQRRMVGDLDMVDLSSGDGVHTARVLLAQPS; encoded by the coding sequence GTGCCCGGCACCCCACCTGCGGCGCAGGCGATTTTCGGCGAGCGGCTTCCGCTCGCCGAGCGCTTTCATGCGTCCTTATGTGAGTCTGGGCCAATCCGAGGACTGAACGGCCCCCGTGAAGTTCCGGTGCTCTGGGAGCGACATCTCATCAACAGCGCGCTTCTGGCGCAACTGTCGCCGCGCGTCTTGCCCAACGGTGCATCGGTGTGCGACGTCGGCAGCGGTGGTGGTTTGCCCGGGATTCCGCTGGCGATTGCTCGACCGGATCTGGACGTGACCTTGGTCGATCCGTTGCAGCGTCGTACGGACTATCTTCGTGAGATTTGCGCTGATCTATCGCTGTCCAACGTCCGGGTCGTACGTGCCCGCGCTGGAGAGCCAGAGTCGCGGACCGTGATTGGCGCGTACGACGTCGTTACCTCGCGTGCCGTGGCTCCACTGGGGCGATTGATTGAATGGTGTGTGCCGTTGGTACGCCGCGGTGGTTGGCTGGCGGCCATGAAGGGCCGTCGTGCTGAAGACGAGATCGCGGAACTCACCAAACGGCAACGTCGTATGGTCGGTGATCTCGATATGGTGGATCTGTCCAGTGGAGACGGTGTGCACACCGCGCGCGTGCTGCTGGCACAACCCTCGTAG
- the yidC gene encoding membrane protein insertase YidC yields MLDFLYYPIAFVLKLWHSLWGSLFDPHSGVSWVLAIMFLVVTVRIILFPLFVKMIKSQRAMQELQPEIAKLRAEYGSDRQGMSEAMMKLQRERGVNPLAGCLPMIAQAPVFIALLHVLRRLEPGKPGLYSWDDALTDNAATSTVFGAPISSYFTMSGDKLDTLLQAVPTTSSTNIKVVTGILIVVMSITQFITTKQIMKRTKAQNANMPESPQAGQMQMVQKLMLYGAPLALLVSGTFFPLGVLLYWFFNNLWTMGQQFWVLSRMPAPGARPEDKDKAEIDRTKLTPRPGAKPNRDAAQRPRSAAASTTDESEVEAVTDDAADAGDTSRRAGTKPAGGTKSPRSGGKPGGSAKPRAGAKPTAGSRPQTKRKKR; encoded by the coding sequence ATGCTCGACTTCCTGTACTACCCGATCGCCTTCGTGCTGAAACTGTGGCACTCGCTGTGGGGCTCGCTGTTTGATCCGCACAGCGGCGTGTCCTGGGTGCTGGCGATCATGTTTCTGGTGGTCACAGTCCGCATCATTCTCTTCCCGCTTTTCGTGAAGATGATCAAGAGCCAGCGGGCGATGCAGGAACTACAGCCCGAGATCGCGAAACTTCGCGCTGAGTACGGCTCGGATCGCCAAGGTATGTCCGAGGCGATGATGAAACTGCAACGCGAGCGCGGTGTGAACCCGCTCGCGGGTTGCCTACCGATGATCGCGCAAGCTCCGGTCTTCATCGCTCTGCTGCACGTCCTGCGGCGGCTGGAGCCAGGTAAACCCGGGCTCTACTCGTGGGACGATGCGCTAACAGACAACGCCGCCACCTCGACGGTCTTCGGCGCCCCGATCTCCTCGTACTTCACGATGAGCGGTGACAAACTCGACACGCTGCTGCAAGCCGTGCCGACGACGTCCTCGACCAACATCAAGGTGGTCACCGGCATCCTGATCGTGGTGATGTCGATAACGCAGTTCATCACCACCAAGCAGATCATGAAGCGCACCAAAGCGCAGAACGCCAACATGCCTGAGTCTCCGCAGGCAGGGCAGATGCAGATGGTGCAGAAGTTGATGCTCTACGGAGCACCGCTCGCGCTGCTGGTCTCCGGTACCTTCTTCCCGCTCGGCGTGCTGCTGTACTGGTTCTTCAACAACCTGTGGACCATGGGACAGCAGTTCTGGGTGTTGTCGCGGATGCCGGCACCCGGCGCGCGTCCGGAGGACAAGGACAAGGCCGAGATCGACCGCACGAAGCTCACTCCGCGTCCTGGGGCGAAACCCAACCGCGATGCGGCCCAGCGCCCGCGTTCGGCTGCCGCGAGCACGACGGACGAGTCGGAGGTGGAAGCGGTCACTGATGATGCCGCGGACGCCGGTGACACGTCCCGCCGCGCGGGCACGAAACCTGCTGGCGGTACCAAGTCCCCTCGGTCGGGAGGTAAGCCGGGTGGATCAGCGAAACCACGCGCCGGCGCCAAGCCGACGGCCGGTTCAAGGCCGCAGACGAAGCGCAAGAAGCGCTGA
- the gnd gene encoding phosphogluconate dehydrogenase (NAD(+)-dependent, decarboxylating): MTQPQHQSRKDSHMQLGLIGLGKMGGNMAQRLGSRGHEVIGFDVSPDSGRDVSSLGELVTQLAAPRVVWVMVPAGEPTRNTIDELAELLSAGDLVVDGGNSKYTDDQQHAAVLAEKGIGFVDCGVSGGVWGLQEGYALMCGGDAEHVERLRPLFDSLKPDGPHGFVHAGSVGAGHFTKMVHNGIEYGMMQAYAEGYELLQAADLVDNVDEAFASWQSGTVVRSWLLELLARATEDDPGLSQIRGYAQDSGEGRWTVEAAIDHAVPLPVITAALFARFSSRQEESPAMKVIAALRNQFGGHAVGKSGDSADVPVS; encoded by the coding sequence ATAACGCAGCCGCAGCACCAGTCACGGAAGGACTCGCACATGCAGCTGGGACTCATCGGGCTCGGAAAAATGGGCGGCAATATGGCCCAGCGACTCGGATCGCGCGGCCACGAGGTCATCGGATTCGATGTATCGCCGGACAGCGGGCGAGATGTCTCCTCGCTGGGTGAATTAGTCACCCAGCTGGCGGCCCCGCGGGTGGTGTGGGTGATGGTGCCTGCTGGGGAACCGACACGGAACACGATCGATGAACTCGCCGAACTGCTCTCCGCCGGAGACCTCGTGGTGGACGGCGGAAACTCGAAGTACACCGACGACCAGCAGCACGCCGCGGTATTGGCAGAGAAGGGCATCGGCTTCGTGGACTGTGGCGTGTCCGGCGGCGTGTGGGGTCTGCAAGAAGGCTATGCGCTGATGTGCGGCGGAGACGCTGAGCACGTCGAGCGGTTGCGCCCGTTGTTTGATTCCCTCAAGCCCGATGGTCCGCATGGTTTCGTGCACGCGGGATCAGTTGGCGCGGGCCACTTCACGAAGATGGTTCACAACGGCATCGAGTACGGCATGATGCAGGCGTACGCCGAGGGGTACGAGTTACTGCAGGCCGCTGATCTGGTTGACAACGTCGATGAGGCGTTCGCATCCTGGCAATCGGGCACCGTGGTCCGTTCCTGGTTGCTGGAACTGCTCGCGCGAGCGACCGAGGACGATCCCGGGTTATCGCAGATCCGCGGTTATGCGCAGGATTCAGGCGAGGGGCGCTGGACGGTAGAGGCAGCAATCGATCACGCTGTGCCGCTGCCGGTGATCACCGCCGCGCTCTTCGCCCGGTTCTCGTCGCGGCAGGAGGAGTCTCCGGCGATGAAGGTGATCGCGGCGCTGCGAAACCAGTTCGGTGGGCACGCCGTAGGCAAGTCTGGGGATTCGGCCGACGTCCCAGTCAGTTAG
- the rpmH gene encoding 50S ribosomal protein L34 has protein sequence MSKRTFQPNNRRRAKTHGFRLRMRTRAGRAILSGRRRKGRASISA, from the coding sequence GTGAGCAAGCGGACGTTCCAGCCCAACAACCGTCGACGCGCGAAGACCCACGGTTTTCGTCTGCGGATGCGCACTCGTGCCGGCCGCGCCATTCTGTCGGGCCGTCGTCGTAAGGGCCGCGCCAGTATCTCGGCGTAA
- the dnaN gene encoding DNA polymerase III subunit beta — MKFQVERHALADAVAWVARGLPQRPPMPVLAGILLSVDADALTVSSFDYEVSTQMRIEAAVDTAGKTLVSGRLLADITKALPNKPVELTVDGSRVLLKCGTSKFSLPSLPVDDYPSLPALPGLAGSVDADEFARVVGTVAIAAGRDETLPMLTGVRIEIEGNTLTFAATDRYRLAVREMTWEPADPQVSTAVLVPAKMLSDTAKTLAGVGRVDISLSDGADGLIGFSGGDRHTTTRLLDPDFPPFRKLLPDDSSSTADVATASLVEGVRRVALVAERGTPVQLAFDDAEVTLTVAGDDDGSAEESLPTDLNGDPIRIGFNPAYLLDGLGAVGADAVRMSFLTSTKPAVLSPVPTEDGQQDSYRYLIMPMRLPG, encoded by the coding sequence ATGAAGTTTCAGGTTGAGCGCCACGCGCTCGCGGATGCCGTTGCCTGGGTTGCCCGCGGTCTGCCGCAGCGCCCGCCGATGCCAGTTCTTGCCGGAATCCTGCTGTCGGTGGACGCCGACGCGTTGACCGTCTCGAGCTTCGACTACGAAGTGTCGACGCAGATGCGCATCGAGGCGGCAGTGGATACCGCTGGCAAGACGTTGGTCTCCGGTCGACTACTCGCGGACATCACCAAGGCACTGCCCAACAAGCCGGTTGAGTTGACGGTCGACGGGTCACGTGTGCTGCTCAAGTGCGGCACCTCGAAATTCTCATTGCCCAGCCTGCCCGTCGATGACTACCCGTCGCTGCCAGCCCTTCCCGGACTTGCGGGTTCGGTTGACGCAGACGAGTTCGCTCGGGTCGTTGGCACCGTGGCGATCGCCGCAGGGCGTGACGAAACCCTGCCGATGCTCACCGGCGTCCGGATCGAGATCGAAGGCAATACGCTGACGTTCGCCGCGACCGATCGCTATCGCCTCGCCGTCCGCGAAATGACCTGGGAGCCCGCCGACCCGCAGGTGTCCACAGCGGTGCTGGTTCCGGCGAAGATGCTCAGTGACACCGCGAAAACACTCGCCGGGGTCGGCCGCGTCGACATCTCGCTGTCCGACGGTGCGGACGGACTCATCGGATTCTCCGGCGGCGACCGCCACACGACGACGCGGCTACTCGACCCGGACTTCCCGCCGTTCCGGAAATTGCTGCCCGATGATTCATCGTCAACGGCTGACGTTGCCACGGCATCGCTGGTCGAAGGCGTGCGCCGTGTCGCGCTTGTAGCTGAGCGCGGTACGCCCGTGCAATTGGCCTTCGACGACGCAGAGGTCACACTGACCGTCGCCGGCGACGACGACGGGTCGGCGGAGGAATCACTGCCGACCGATCTCAACGGTGACCCGATCCGAATCGGCTTCAACCCGGCGTACCTGCTCGACGGCCTCGGCGCTGTGGGTGCCGACGCGGTTCGGATGTCGTTCTTGACGTCGACGAAGCCGGCGGTACTGAGCCCAGTGCCTACCGAGGATGGCCAGCAGGACAGCTACCGGTACTTGATCATGCCCATGCGGTTGCCCGGATAA
- the dnaA gene encoding chromosomal replication initiator protein DnaA produces the protein MSDEGTELEVVWSTAIADIPSEQLTGRHRALLRMTKPVGLMGTTAIIAAPDAFTQNMIETKLRPILNDVLSTTLRKEVQIAVTIDASIHDVAPSDDSEVTESSESARETEGTDVVTFVAPPEPRDAEAVVPETSAESNTKTSLTVPQPMVMPGTTTTGPMTAPGRLNPKYTFENFVRGPSNRLAFAAASAVAEAPAKAYNPLFIYGDSGLGKTHLLHAIGNYANQVFPDITVLYVSSEEFTNDFINAIANAGRGGGDQREQFRRRYREVDILMIDDIQFLERAEQTQEEFFHTFNTLHNANKQIVITSDRTPKELTTLEDRLRSRFAGGLTPDIQTPDLETRLAILRNKAAQEGMTVAPEVLELLATAIQTNIRELEGALIRVSAFASLTGQGVDLSIAQQVIQDLVPDNETHHISATTIMQQVSTYYDVSIDDLCGRSRSKTLVMPRQIAMFLCRELTDLSLPRIGQQFGGKDHTTVMHAVKKVTKEMKEKRHIYNQVTELTNRIKSEG, from the coding sequence GTGAGCGACGAGGGCACTGAACTCGAGGTGGTGTGGTCTACAGCCATCGCGGATATCCCCTCCGAACAACTCACCGGCCGACATCGCGCGTTGCTGCGCATGACTAAGCCCGTTGGCCTTATGGGCACGACCGCCATCATCGCGGCGCCTGACGCCTTCACCCAGAACATGATCGAGACGAAGTTGCGTCCGATTCTCAACGATGTGCTGTCGACGACACTGCGCAAAGAAGTGCAGATTGCCGTGACCATCGACGCATCAATCCATGACGTTGCGCCGTCGGACGACTCAGAGGTCACAGAGTCGTCCGAGTCCGCTCGGGAGACTGAGGGCACCGATGTCGTCACTTTCGTGGCGCCACCCGAGCCGCGGGACGCCGAAGCCGTCGTCCCCGAGACTTCTGCGGAATCGAATACGAAGACTTCGCTAACCGTTCCGCAGCCGATGGTCATGCCGGGTACCACCACCACCGGTCCGATGACCGCGCCGGGACGGCTCAACCCGAAGTACACATTTGAGAACTTTGTCCGCGGACCGTCGAACCGACTTGCGTTCGCCGCGGCGTCCGCCGTCGCCGAGGCACCCGCGAAGGCCTACAACCCGCTGTTCATCTATGGCGACTCCGGGCTGGGTAAGACACACCTGCTGCACGCGATCGGTAATTACGCCAATCAGGTCTTCCCGGACATCACCGTGTTGTACGTCAGTTCCGAGGAGTTCACCAACGACTTCATCAATGCGATCGCCAACGCCGGTCGCGGCGGCGGAGACCAGCGAGAGCAGTTCCGCCGGCGTTATCGCGAGGTCGACATTCTGATGATCGACGACATCCAGTTCCTCGAACGCGCTGAACAGACCCAGGAAGAGTTCTTCCACACGTTCAACACTCTGCACAACGCAAACAAGCAGATCGTGATCACCTCGGACCGCACCCCCAAGGAGCTCACCACCCTTGAAGACCGGCTGCGCAGTCGATTCGCCGGCGGACTTACCCCAGATATCCAGACTCCAGACCTCGAGACGCGCCTGGCAATCTTGCGCAACAAGGCCGCACAAGAAGGCATGACGGTCGCGCCCGAGGTTCTCGAACTCCTCGCGACCGCAATCCAAACCAACATTCGGGAGCTGGAAGGCGCGCTGATCCGGGTGTCGGCGTTCGCGAGCCTCACCGGGCAAGGCGTCGACCTGAGCATCGCGCAGCAGGTCATTCAGGATCTGGTGCCCGACAACGAGACACACCACATCAGCGCGACGACCATCATGCAGCAGGTTTCGACGTACTACGACGTGTCGATCGACGACCTCTGCGGACGTAGCCGCTCCAAAACGCTCGTCATGCCACGCCAAATCGCGATGTTCCTGTGCCGCGAACTCACCGACCTGTCATTGCCACGCATCGGTCAGCAGTTCGGCGGTAAGGACCACACCACCGTGATGCATGCGGTGAAGAAGGTCACCAAGGAAATGAAGGAAAAGCGACACATCTACAACCAGGTCACCGAGCTCACCAACCGCATCAAGTCCGAAGGCTGA